The segment CTTTTTAAACATAGAGCAGGCTATTTTTATTTCCTCTTCTTCATGCATGTTTTGTCTCCTTATCTACTTTTTTATTTACCATTAGAGATCTACCCCAGATAGCTGAGAAAATCTCTAACAGGATTCTATCCTTTAAGCCTTCTTCAGTCTAACCTGTAAAATCCCATTGTTAAATCTCTTAAAAAATCTTTTTGAATCAACCTTAAAAGGCAGGGCTATATCTTTATTTACTTTATTTTCCAGTCCATAAGCTGTTATGTATAAAGTATTATTTCTTATTTTAATTATGATATCTTCTTTTTGAACACTACTGGCTAACTCTACAATGATAGCTAAATGATCATTTTCATCAAAGATATCTATAAAAGGTTCTTTTTTAAGGGCGTAGCTCTTCTCCTGACCTGCTATCCACCAGCTAGAACAGACCCTTTCGCCTGTAATCTCATCGATTTTTGAGTTTTCAAATACTAATATGGGACTTCCTATTATCCTTTCCGCAGCTGGATTAATAATTTCTCTTATTTTTAAGAGCACGTCCATATGGGTAGAAGCTTTTATAAGACAGGCTAACTCATCAATCTTTGCATGTCGGTTATTCCAGATATATATTAATAGAGCCTGGCTATCGAGGTCTAATTCTTTAACAATCTTATCTACTTTATCCTCATTTATTTTTAATAATGAAATATCATAAATTTTTTTCCTCCAGACTTCAACGTTAGTTATTATCAGATATGCTTTTGACGTCCCAGCTTTATCTTCGTCCTGATACAAGATACAGAGGGCATTCCTTTTGGTAAATGCATAAGGAACTTTCTCTATTTTGATATCTTTTATGTCATTTAAGAAAATATTAATTATAATGCCATTTGGCTGGAAAAAAGTGAGTCTTTTATTTGTTAGGCAGAGAGTTCCAAGTTTCCAATGAGATGCAGGAATTGTAAGGAGACCTGCTTTTTCCTGCAATATAATCCTTTCACCATTATCATCTGTCATGGATAAATTCTTAAGCCTCTGCTTCTATTAAATCTTTCCAATAAGCAGGGTTTTTTATTCCGATATAAACAAATTTAGTTTTGGTATCACCCCAAGAGATACGAAGTTGCTCAATCTTTTTTCCGAGGATCCATCTTCTTTCTACTATGTTTATATCTTTTATTTGAGACATAGGAATATTGAATATTATTTTTCGACCTTGAGCAAAAAAAACTCGTTTATTGGTAAGGTATAGATTACCCAATCTCCAGGAAGAAAATTGAGAATTTCCCATATCATACGATGCTGTATAATGCTCTATTATTTTTTCATTTTCTTCTAAAGGAAATTCAGGCAATTTTCTCAGCTTATCTAAACTACTCCTTATTGTATTCATCTTTCTTTTAAATATTTATAACTTCCTGTGCTTCTTTTTGGAGTTTTCTGTGTTTTGTTTCCCAGGCTCTGCTCTTCTCATCCCAGGCCTGCATTACACCATATTTAAGCATGGTTTCCATCCCTGCTAATGCTGCTCTTAAGCTGATTCCAATCAAAGGTATACCGGCAACAGAAATTATTATGTCTGCATTAATTACCAATCCCTTCTCTAAAATCCTGTCCAATAAATCTACCAGAGTAGCTCGAGAATTCCGAATAGGCTCCATTAAATTTTGATTCCTATACAAAACTATATGGTGGCCATGGGCCGGTAAAACGAACAAAGAACCCTTCCGTATTGTTAATTTTCTCTAATTCATCACCCAGTACTTTACTCTTATCCTTAGGAAGTAAACAGGAAAGGTTCATTAACATCTGTTTTCCCTCTTCAGACTTTTTGATCTTTTCCACTTTGGTTTCATCTGCATATCTTTTAATCCGCTCGTAGAAGTCTCTAAAATACCTCTCTGCCTCTGCCTCAACCTCTCCCTTTAACAGATTCTCAAGTTTCTGTTTATACATATAAGCTAAGCCTTTAGATTTGGATTTTATTTCCTCATTTAATTTCTTAATTTCTGGGTTATTTTCTATTATTTTCTCTACAATCACCATGAAATCCCAGAAAACTTGAACTCCATATTCGGCTCTATCTCTAACCTTAGCAAATTTTTGTTTTAGATTTTTATAATCATCCCTTATCCAATTCTTCATATTCTCTTCTGGTTCGATTCCTTCTTCGCCTTTAATTATGGTGTCAAAACCCAAGGGTAAGACAGTGCCAAATCTTTCCCACGCAATATCAATGACCTTCTGGTGAGCCATTACCCATTTTTTTACCACTTCATTGTCTTCTGATTTATAGGGCTCTGAAGGACATTTATGAACTATAGCGCATAAATCTTCACAAGGAATAGTATAAACCTCACTGTTATCTATTCCGATATTGCCAAGGGTTATCTTATCATTTCCCTCGGCTATACAATAAAGATATAAGCCCCTCTCCATTTTAAATTTCCATCTTCTCTGCTTCTTTTCTCCATCCTTCAGGGTTTACCATTTTTTCTAATACATCATCCACAATACTATCCAATCCATCTCTTACTGATTTAACTGATTCAGTGATACCCTGCTCCTTTTTTACCTCCTCAATTGCCACATCTAACTCCATAAGAGCCTCACCAAGCCTCTCCATCTCTTCCTCGGATAACCTCCCTCCCTCCATACGCTTTATTGCCTGAAGATTGAGAGCATCTTTGATTATCTCTACTAAAGCAATAACCAAACCTAAAATGCCGTGTTTAAGATTGCCTTCC is part of the Acidobacteriota bacterium genome and harbors:
- a CDS encoding GRAM domain-containing protein, producing MNTIRSSLDKLRKLPEFPLEENEKIIEHYTASYDMGNSQFSSWRLGNLYLTNKRVFFAQGRKIIFNIPMSQIKDINIVERRWILGKKIEQLRISWGDTKTKFVYIGIKNPAYWKDLIEAEA
- a CDS encoding GvpL/GvpF family gas vesicle protein; amino-acid sequence: MERGLYLYCIAEGNDKITLGNIGIDNSEVYTIPCEDLCAIVHKCPSEPYKSEDNEVVKKWVMAHQKVIDIAWERFGTVLPLGFDTIIKGEEGIEPEENMKNWIRDDYKNLKQKFAKVRDRAEYGVQVFWDFMVIVEKIIENNPEIKKLNEEIKSKSKGLAYMYKQKLENLLKGEVEAEAERYFRDFYERIKRYADETKVEKIKKSEEGKQMLMNLSCLLPKDKSKVLGDELEKINNTEGFFVRFTGPWPPYSFV
- a CDS encoding gas vesicle protein, which codes for MEPIRNSRATLVDLLDRILEKGLVINADIIISVAGIPLIGISLRAALAGMETMLKYGVMQAWDEKSRAWETKHRKLQKEAQEVINI
- a CDS encoding gas vesicle protein K encodes the protein MPINIEEGNLKHGILGLVIALVEIIKDALNLQAIKRMEGGRLSEEEMERLGEALMELDVAIEEVKKEQGITESVKSVRDGLDSIVDDVLEKMVNPEGWRKEAEKMEI